cttcaaatatatatatacgcttcaatatatataaaactgtAGCAAGACCTTTTGCAGAAATATTTATGGTTCCccggaaaaataaaaaactattagAGAATTTAAATTGATCCTTTCCGGAGAATTAAATagtctttctttatttattattattcactATCCCAagttaaaaacaaataaattacaattataAGCATTGACGGGCTGCCTAAGAAACTTCCATTAATTATGGGAAGAAACAGAAATAtcctgaaaagaaaagaaggggGCGGCAGTGTATCCAAAGTTTCAAACTTGATCTTCAACAAAACAAACTCTCACTGGCTTCCTTGATGTCAAATGAGTCATTTCAGATTCATCATCCTAACATTACAATATATACATGCAGACAGAGACCCCCATAAaaacaaaacacaaaattaaagGCAGGAGGTTCTacatataatcaaaattacaatattttttttttcaagaaagaaggaaaaaaaaaaagaaagaccacaagaacaagaaaattaaCGAGTCCTTTAAGAAGTCATTTTCACTCCTTTGTTTTATGATTCTTCTTTCCCTTGACAATGTTCCTAACAAGTCCTTTAAGGCCCTTTTTCTTCCCACTTCTCTCTCTGttctcttcttctctcttcCTCTCAGCCTCCAATCCTTCCTCCAACTGCATACATAACTGATAGAATACATCACacttatcatcatcatcatcgtcaccatcatcatcatacAACAGTTTTTAATCACTTCTTCATACTTAAATGTatcctttaaaaaatattatcatatagTACCTTTAGAAGACGGTCCTCTAGTAGGTCAAGTCTCTCAACAAGTGTGCCTTTGATTTCAGTCTCCATCATCACACGGTTGATTGGACGGCAGTGCTTCTCTAAGCTTTTTGGTGATAGATCAATGGATGAGACATGCCCTTCACTTGTCAGTGTCCCACTTGATGGGGTCGATGCACATGAGCTCTTTGGAGACCTGTTGCTCCCTCTCATGTCTTCTAGCTGCCTCAACTGATAATAACATTCAGCAAACATATGATTCTCTGCACTATCTATCTATCACTAGAAAGTACTTTACTTCTCCTTCAGAAAGTTCAACATATGTactgataaattaaacattTTCTGACAATTTTTTCATTTGGGATTATTCATTCCaaagtcttttcttttcttttcttttaaaccaAACAACTCAAGACACCCAAAAAAGATGTTACATATCTTACCTTTACAAAAAGCAAAacgagaaagaaagaacaagaaaGGGAAGCCCGAGAAACAAGGGAAAATATTACAACCTATATCTCAAAAGATTGTTAATGAAGACACTAACCATGGTATCTAAACGGTCCAATCTGGAGAGAATAGGTTCTTCAGGGACTGCCATTGCCAAAATCCTTGATTTCTTTCGAGGGAAAATAGACCGACTTGTCCACTCTTATTAGAAGCCAAAATTCGTTACAAGTATATCTCAAATGACGCATTTATCCACAATCTGTCCAATATATATCATATGTACAATGCATAGAACGTCGCCACGTTTCCAACATCTGGGTGGGTCGTAAACGTGGCAAGATCAGGAGAAAGAGGTTGATGATAAGGACAATAATGATCATGCAGATGATTACCGGGTAGACACGTTATCTGTTCTGCATGCAAAAGGGTTGAGACTTACGTATGAATGAATACACGTGGAGAATGGCAGCACGTGACATTGTGATCTACGTCTGAAGCGGTTGTGTCAGAGGAACAAATGGgttccttttcttctctttcctttGGTTGTGGACGATCTTAGGTCGTTAGTTTTGATGACCATGTGATGTTTGTACTTGGCTTTGGCTGGAGAAAGATTCTTGGGTTGTCTGAACTCAGGGTTGCAAAATCTACAACTGACTTTAAATGTTTCTATTTAGTTTAGAGCTACGCCCGACTAATTTATGGAACTTTTATAGgttaaaagtaatattttcaaaatttgaacTGGACATACGGACATGACATCAGTGGGacatatcaacttaatttggCTGTAATAAAacatttagaataaatataaaaagttatatatttattatatttaatattatacatatataactTAATTTGGCTGTAATAAAACTccttaaataaattcttatatatttatttcatatttttaaattttaaattaattacatttttaaattatatactaattagattaataaattttaatttttcagctTATCATGGAattgtttataaaattaggaggttaaattaatttttgtttttatttttaaaatcttattattatttcgcAGTGTCCTAAATGTACCCGGAAATGTCCGTCATATtgataagaataaaaagataataaaatatcctaACACGCAAAGACATCGTTGAGTAGTGTGTCAAAAGAATATTTGGCAATGACATTTCTGTCTTTTAAAGTGTCTGATATTTCCTAAAATATACgttaatatgtatataaccATTAATAAATACTGACTAAAATACTTCTCCCTTATAAAGTGCCATTATTTCCAAATAGATATATTGCTATGCATCATTATACTAATATGTTAATCAACTGTTTCTCAAAAGGAGTGATATGGGTTTAATATCAGGGGGGTCAATAGTTAAATTGGCTCAAAGTCTTTGTTTTGTTGTTGACAGAATGGGTTTGCACTTGTACGTTGTTTGTTGTTATTGCTGCTATATTTTAATGCCTTATACTTCTATTCCGGGTACAAGTATTAGATCTGGCAACTATTTATTTGGTAACAAATTGTTTTATAATGGATAGGGTCTTTTCTGATATTATAATCCTTAATTTCATTTACTGGGGATAAAAAGGTTATTCCTCACTAAACTTTACTGATAAATTCAAATTAGTGCAAAcacactttttcttttaaggaataaattaatataaatttataattatagcttaaattaattgaatatcCGACAATTGTAAATTGgttgtttataaaaaaaattatttaaactaaaaaattttactttaaaaaatttaagtattaAAATCGATATTAGCGGAAGCAATTAATCAAGCTAATATGAGAATgcaagtaataaaataaacacaactaaaataaaagagcttagagaagagaaaatcaaactcaaGAGTTTATAATGGTCTGGTTAACTCTTTGCCTATATCCACTCCTCAAGCTTAACTTGAAATTTTCACTATCAAATATCCTTTTATGGGTATAAGAGCAAACCCAAGTGTTTCAAAGCTCACATTCAAACTTCTTACAAGTGTTTCAACGACTAACACTCAAACACAATTATTTTCTATGGATAAGACTCAAACCCATGTGTTTTCTCAAGGCTCACACTCTAATCCaatctaaaattttcaatCTTAGTTACAAGAGCAATTAATCTCTTACATAAGAGCtcaatctaatttttttgagctttgaatataaaaatcaatcacTCAACTATTCAATTGATTCAGCCTTCTCTTGAATCTTCAATACAAGAAGAATttaatgaagaaataaaaattatttgagagATATAAAAAATGAGGCTCAAGTAAATACTCTTGCTTGACCTATAACCATTAGAAATGATGTTTAAATAG
The nucleotide sequence above comes from Ricinus communis isolate WT05 ecotype wild-type chromosome 6, ASM1957865v1, whole genome shotgun sequence. Encoded proteins:
- the LOC8271835 gene encoding uncharacterized protein LOC8271835 isoform X3; protein product: MRGSNRSPKSSCASTPSSGTLTSEGHVSSIDLSPKSLEKHCRPINRVMMETEIKGTLVERLDLLEDRLLKLCMQLEEGLEAERKREEENRERSGKKKGLKGLVRNIVKGKKNHKTKE
- the LOC8271835 gene encoding uncharacterized protein LOC8271835 isoform X1, with the translated sequence MAVPEEPILSRLDRLDTMLRQLEDMRGSNRSPKSSCASTPSSGTLTSEGHVSSIDLSPKSLEKHCRPINRVMMETEIKGTLVERLDLLEDRLLKLCMQLEEGLEAERKREEENRERSGKKKGLKGLVRNIVKGKKNHKTKE
- the LOC8271835 gene encoding uncharacterized protein LOC8271835 isoform X2; protein product: MAVPEEPILSRLDRLDTMLRQLEDMRGSNRSPKSSCASTPSSGTLTSEGHVSSIDLSPKSLEKHCRPINRVMMETEIKGTLVERLDLLEDRLLKLEEGLEAERKREEENRERSGKKKGLKGLVRNIVKGKKNHKTKE